The following is a genomic window from Streptomyces sp. BHT-5-2.
GCGTAGTTGAGCCAGCCCAGTTGGAGCTTGTCCCAGGCGCTCATGTCGCCGGGCAGGTCGCCGATGGCGCCCTTTCCGCGGCCGAGCCAGGAGCCGGCCGACATCAACGACCAGAAGTCCACCGAGGATTCGCCCTTGCCGGTGGTGTCGTACTCGTCCGGCAGGCCCAGGTCGTGGCCGTACTCGTGGGCGAAGACGCCGAGTCCGCCGTTCTCCGGCTGCATGGTGTAGTCGCCGACCCAGAAGCCGGTGTCGCCGATCTGGGTGCCGCCGGCCTTGTTGCCCGCGGGGCCCGTCTTGCCGGCGTCGGTGCCGTACGCGTACCAGCGGTGCGCCCAGATGGCGTCGGTCTTCTGGGCGCCGCCGCCGGCCGACTCGTCCTCACCGGCGTGCACGATCTGGAAGTGGTCGATGTAGCCGTCGGGCTCGTTGAAGTTGCCGTTGTGGTTGTAGTCGTTGCGGTCCCACTGGTCGTACTGGGCCAGGTCGGCCTTGATCTGGGCGTCGGTGCGGCCCTTGGCCTTCTGGTCGGTGACCCACTGGTTGACCGCGTCGCGGATCAGGTCCCAGGCGCTGGGGCAGTTGGTGGAGCCGCAGTAGTTGGAGCCGTAGCGGGCCTCGTTCCACGGGACCCGGACCCAGTCGGAGACCTGGCCGTTCACGGAGTAGCGGCCCGAGGACTGCTTCTCGTAGTACTTGGCCAGCGACTCCTTCTTCTTGTCGTGCGAGAAGTAGAGGTCCTGGTAGTGCTGCCGGTTGTAATCCGCCTGCCAGGCCGTGCTGTTGTCGTTCGCGCGGTCCGGCTTCGCTATCCGGTTGTGGGCCGGGCCGGGGGTGCCGCCGTACTTCTTGACCGGCGGCAGCGGACCGTCGCCGTCCGGGTCGTACATCGTGGTGTCGTCGACCTTGTCACCGAAGTCCACGAGGATGGTGAAGATCTTGTCGGTCTTCTCCCGGGCCAGCTCGACGTACTTGCCCTTGCCGAGCCTGACGACCTTGGAGCCCCCGCGCTCGGTCGCCTCGGCGTCGCCGGATATGACCTGCTGGAGCGCCTCGGTGCGCTGGGCACGCTGACGGTCGCTGAACGGGCCCTTGAGGTCGTGGGCGTCGGCCCGCTCGGGGGCCGGGTCCTGGCGGACGGTGGACGCGACGGACGGCCGGGCGTCGGCCGCGGCCACCCCGGTCGAGAGAACGGCCGCCCCGGTGGCGGCGATTGCCGTGGCCAGGGCGGCCGTTCCGAACAGTCTTCGGTGGTGTCTCACTTGGCGAAGTCCTCCCCTTCAACTGGCCGATGCTGGAGGGCATTCGACCGGATGTGGGGAAGAAAAGACAGATCTTGACGTGTGTGTGCACGCCCAAGTACGTTATCCGGCTTGGTTTTCACAGCTATCGGACAGCGGACGCATAGCTTCCGGATGGTTCGGCGGCCCGGCAGGCCGCCCGGAGGGATATGCCCGACGGGCATGCGCCCCACCGCCCAGCAGGCCGGATGCCGCCCCGGGCGGCCGTGCCGGACCGCTCCGCGACCGTGCCGTGCGCCCCCGTGCTCCGGGACGGTGGGTAAGGTCACGCTTACCTTCCGTTCCGCCCGGGCACAAGGAATCGTAGGCTCGTTCGGCGGCGCGCCGCCGGGCGTCCCACACCCCCGCCGACCCTCCGAGGACGGATTCCGCCATGCCTCGTCCGACCGCCACCCAGCTCGTCTACGGTTCGGCCACGGTCTTTCTCTCCACCCTCGCGATGCTGCTGCTCTCGCAGACGCAGACCGGGATCGGGGCCGCGGTCATCGCCCTGGCCGGCCTCGGGCTCGGGCTGCTGGTCGCCATGACGGTGCCCATGCCGGGGATGTCGCGGGTGGTGCGCCGCGGCGGCGCGGGCGCCCCGGCCCCCGAGGGAGCCGCCCCGCTGCGGGCCGTGCCGCCCCCGGCCGGGCAGCGGCAGCGGCCGCGCGCCGGGGCCCGGGTCGGCGAGCACACCCGCTGAACCCGGACGCCTGACGCCTCGTCAGGTCCCCTGTCCCTTACGGAAATCTCCCCGTAAGGGAGTCTTCCCGTAAGGGAATCAGTCCGTCGCGACCACCACCGTGCGGGCCGCCTTGTCGTGCAGGCACTGGTGGTACGGCTGGTCCCAGGTGCACCACAGGACGTTGACCAGCCAGAAGATGAAGCCGCAGCACGGGACGATCTCCGGCAGGGTGTAGACCGCGGCCCGGGTCCAGGCGGCCTGCGGGGTCGGGATCGAGCCGTCGGCGAGCATCGCGACCCGGATCCGCATCGCCATCTTGCCGACCGTCTGACCGCGGGTGCTCAGCATCACCCCCTCGTAGATCAGGTACACCAGCATCGCCACGCCGGACACCGTCGCCTGCTTGCTGGTCTCCGCGCTGGTGGTGCTGAAGTAGTCCACCCAGCCGACGATCGCGCTCATGATCAGGGTGACCGGGACGCCGATGATGATCGCGTCGATGATCCGGGCCAGCAGCCGCTTGCCGCGGTTGGCCAGCGGCGGCATTCCGGCCAGGGGATCGGCCCCGTACTCCCCCGAGCCGTAGGGGCCGCCTCCCGAGGGCCCGCCGTACGGGCCGCCGCCGTAGGACGGCGGGGGGCCGGCACCGGGGGGCGGCGGGGGCGGGGCGCCGCCCGGGGGTGGAGCGCCGCCCGGCGGCGGGGGGCCGGCGGGCGGCGGAGGACCGGCGCCCTCGCCCGGGCCGGCGCCGTGCGGGGAGCCGTTGCGCGGGGCGTCGTCGTGCGGAGCGCCGCCCGCCGGGGGCTCCTGCGGCTGCTTCAGGAACGGATCGTTCTCGGGCGGTTCACCGGGGCCGGGCCGGGGCTGGTCGGTACTCATGGCCCGAGTCGACCGCCTGCGGCCGGGCGCCGCATCCGGCGGAGTCCGATCGGGGTACCCGGGCCGTCAGGGCGGGTGACGGCCCGGGGAACGACCGGGTGACGGTCAGTCGGCCGCCGCCTCGGAGGCGACGAAGGTACGGGCCGCCTTGTCGTGCCAGCACTGCCGCCACGGCTTGTCGAACACGCACCACAGGGCGTTGACCACGCCGACCACGACGACCCCGAGCACGCCGTAGACCAGCCAGCGCTTGACCGCCTGCGCGGTCTCCGGCGTGTCGTGGCTCTCGATGTCCAGCACCCGCAGGCCGCAGAGCTTCTTGCCCAGCGTGCGGCCCCACTTGAGGGTCGGCAGCACCTCGTAGAGGCCGCCGCCGATCAGGACGACGGCCAGGATCGTCAGGAAGACGGGGGCGGTGGTGCCGTCGACCAGATACACCGTCACCTGGCGGCCGGACTGCTTGGCCGCCTCGACCTTGGCGTCGATGTGGTCGGTGACCGTGGACCACAGGGGCAGCGCCACCGCGAGGGTGACCAGGGCCAGCACCGCGGTGTCGATCAGCCGGGCCGCCAGCCGGCGGCCGAGCGGCGCCGGGTGGCCCTGGGCGGCCTGCGCGGCGGCGAAGAAGACGTCGGCGGTCGGCGGCTTCCAGGGGATGACGCCGTCGTCGCCGGCGGCGCCCTGCGCCGGGAAGGCGGGCGAGGGCGCCGGGGCGGCGGCCGGGGGCTGCTGGGCGGCCTGCGGCGGGGCCGGGCGGGGCGCCTGCGGGGCCGGCGGCTGCTGGGCGGACGGCTGCTGGGACGGCGTCCCGGTGGCGGGCAGGGACTGCGGCGCGCCGCCGGCCGGGCCGGCCGCGGGCCGCTCGCCCGCCGGCAGCCGGAAGGCCATCGTCTCGTTGCGGGCCGCCGGGCGGCCGCCCTCGCCGGCGTCCGGCCGGACCGCGCGGAAGGCGGTGGTGCCGTGGTCCGCGGCGGGCGCCTTGCCGGCGGCGTCCCCGGCGGCGGCGTTCTGGGGCCGGACCGCGCGGATCGCGGTGGTCCCCTGATCGCCGGAACCGCGGCGGGCCCCGGGGTCCACGGCGCGGATGGTGACCGTCCCGTCGGCCGGGGCGTCCGGCGCGGACGGGGCGGCGCCGGGCGCCTCGCCGGCCGCGGCCCGGTCGGTCTCCGCCGTGCGCTGCGGCGGGAGCGCGCCCCAGGAGGCGCCGCCGGCCGGCGCGCCGCCGGGGGCCTGGCCGGGCGCGCCCCAGGAGACCCGGCCGTCCTCGCCGAAGCCGGACTGCCGGGCGGCGTCGGCGTGCCAGCCGGACGCCCCCTCCGGGCCGCCGCCGCTCGCGCCGGGGGCCTCGGCGTCGTCGTGCGGGCGCACGACCGCGTGTCCGGCGCCGGACGGGCCGGCCTCGTCCAGGAAGACCGGGCCGGTCTCCTCGACGGCGGCGGGGGCCGCCGGAGCCGTGCCGGGCGGCGGCGCCGGCATCGGCTCGCCCTCGGCGGGGGCCGGGCGGCTGGTGCCCGGCACCCATGCGGCACCGTTCCAGTACCGGATGTAGCCGGGGATGGACGGGTCCGGGTAGAAGCCTGGCGTGGGGCTGCCGCCGGCGGATCCTGAGGTAGGGGCGCTCATGTCCGAAGTCCCGTATCTGTTCTCGGCCTGGAGGGTGTCGGGGTGCAGTCTGCCGCAACCGGGCGTCCACATCCATCGGGCCCCGGGTCGCAACCGTGTTCTTCCCCTGCCCCGGGAACCACAGGGAACTCAAGGGAACTCAGCGGAAAAAACTTCTCCGAAGTCGTGTAAGAGTCCGGCCGCCGGCCGCTCTCTCCCGGTGCGGGTCCGCGCACGGGCCCGCGCAGGGAGCCGGAGAGAGGCGGAGAGAGATGCACACCTCGGTGGAACGCGAACTGGAACTGAACATGGTCCTGTCGCCGGAGCGCAGCATTCCGGTGCCGGCCCGGCTGGTCTACCGGACGGACGACCCGTACGCCGTCCATGTCACCTTCCACGTCGGGTCGGACGCCCCGGTCCACTGGACGTTCGCCCGCGAACTGCTCGTCGAGGGCGTGTTCCGGCCGTCCGGCGAGGGCGACGTGCGGGTCTGGCCGACGAAGCTGGACGGCCGCAGCCTGGTCTGCATGGCGCTGTCCTCGCCGGACGGCGACGCGCTGCTGGAAGCGCCTGCCGCCGCGGTGTCGGCCTGGCTGGAGCGCACCCTGCGGATCGTGCCGCCGGGCTCGGAGGGCCCGCACCTCGGTCTCGACAAAGGGCTGAGCGCGCTGCTCGCGCTGGCCTCCCGGGACGACGCCGGGCCGACCGACCCCTGGCCGGCGGACGGGGCCGAGCCGGGGGCGTGAGGGTGGCGCCGCGCCGCATCCGGCGCGCCGCCCGGCCGGCGGGGGACCACCGCGGCGCGGGGACGGGGCCCGGCCCCCGTTCAGTCGCCGCGGTACGTCTCCAGCAGCCGCAGCCAGACCTCGCTGATCGTCGGGTAGGCCGGGACCGCGTGCCAGAGGCGTGCGATCGGGACCTCGCCGGCGACCGCGACGGTGGCCGAGTGCAGCAGCTCGCCGACGCCCGGCCCGACGAAGGTGGCGCCCAGCAGCACCTCGCGGTCCAGGTCGACGACCATCCGGGCGCGGCCGCGGTAGCCGTCGGCGTACAGGAACGCGCCGGCCACCGCGCCCAGGTCGTGGTCGACGACGCGGATCCGGTACCCGGCGCGCTCGGCCTCGGCGGCGCTCAGGCCCACCGCGGCGGCCTCGGGGTCGCTGAAGACGACCTGGGGGACGGCGTGCCGGTCCGCGCTGGCGCTGTGCGCGCCCCAGCGGTCGGACTCCAGGACCGGGACCCCGAGGGCCCGGGCGGCGATCGCGGCGCCGGCGATCCGGGCCTGGTACTTGCCCTGGTGGGTGAGGAGGGCGCGGTGGTTGACGTCGCCGGCGGCGTAGAGCCAGCCGCCGGGCACGCCGGTGACCCGCAGGGTCTCGTCCACCTCCAGCCAGCCGCCCGGCGTCAGGCCGACGGTCTCCAGCCCCAGGTCCTCGGTGCGCGGGGCGCGGCCGGTCGCGATCAGCAGCTCGTCGGCGATGAGCGCGTCCCCCGTGCCGAGGTGGACGGTGAACGGCCGGCCCGGTGCCTCCCGCCGCACCTCGCGCACGGCCACGCCGGTCCGCAGGGTCACCCCCGCCTCGGCCAGCGACTCGGCGACCAACTGCCCGGCGAACGGCTCCATACGGGGCAGCAGACCGTCGCCGCGCACCAGGAGCGTCACCGCGGCGCCCAGCGCCCGCCAGGCGGTCGCCATCTCGACGCCCACCACCCCGCCGCCGACGATCACCAGCCGGCCCGGCACGGACTTGGCGCTGGTGGCGTCCCGGCTGGTCCACGGCCCGGCCTCGGCCAGCCCGGGGACGTCCGGCAGCACCGGCCGGCTGCCGGTGCAGACCGCGACCGCGTGCCGGGCGACCAGTGTCCGTCCGCCGTCGACGGCCACCCGCCGCGGCCCGACCAGCCGCCCCCGGCCGCGGACGAGGTCGATGCCGGCGGAGTCCAGCCAGCGGACCTGCCCGTCGTCCTTCCAGTAGGAGACGATCGCGTCGCGGTGGGCGAGGACGGCGGGCGCGTCCAGCGGCCCGGCCGCCGCGTCCCTCAGCCCCGGCACCCGGCGTGCCTCGGAGCGGGCGGTGACCGGACGCAGCAGCGCCTTGCTGGGCATGCAGGCCCAGTAGGAGCACTCGCCGCCGACGAGTTCGTGCTCCACCAGCACCGCGCTCAGACCGCCGGCGTGCACCCGGTCGGCGAGGTTCTCGCCGGTCGGCCCGCCGCCCAGCACGATGACGTCGTAGGTGTCGGCGGCGGCCGCTTCCGTCGCCTCGCTCGTCCGGTTCGCTGACATCGGCGCTCGCTCCCTGCCGCGCATGGGGTGGGCCGGGTCCCCGGGCCCTCACCGACATCCTCTTCCCGGCGTGGGCTCACCGCATCCGGCGTTCGACGGCCTCCTTCGCCTCGACGAGACCGGCGCCGGTCAGCTCGCGGTAGAGCTTGATCGCCGCGATCTTCTTGTCCTGCGCGAGCAGCGCGTCGATCTCGGCCATCCGCGCGTCCGGCACCTCCTCCACCCCGAGGTGGGCCATCACCAGGTCCACCTTCCGCTCCAGCCGCGCCAACCGCCGCTCCAGCGGCTTGGTACGGCGGTCGAGGGAGGTGACGAGCATGGCGACGGCCAGCACGAAGACGGCGAACGCGGTGTAGGTGTTCATGCCAGAAATCCTAGGGCTCGACGACCTGCTGCACGGCCCGCGTCCCGCTCCCGGCCACTCCCCCGCCCAGACTCCCTTGAGAACCAAGGGACTTGCCCGACCGGAACGAGCCGGCTCCTCTAGGGTCGACTCCGATCACCGACTGCACGGGGGAACGCGATGGACGACCGCATGGACGAGCGCACGGACGACCGCGGGGACGGCCTCATACCGGACGCGGCCGGCACCGCGCCGGACGGCACACCCGCCTACCTGGCGGGCCGGCACGCCCCGGAGGGCTCGCCCGCCCACCGGCTCCACCTCTGGATCGAGCGCCTGCACGACCTCATGACCCTCTACGCCGAGCAGTTCGTCCACGACGACTGGGAGCACGACTACAGCGCCCGTTCCCTGCCGGAGGTGGAGCGGGCACTGCTCGACTCCTGCTCCGTCGACGACGGCGACGACGACGCCACCCCGCTCCACATCGAGGCCGTGGCCGCCTACCTGGGCGAGACCCTGCTCCAGGAGGCGGGCGGCCGCTGGGACTGGGACGCGACCGCGGGCACCGACGGCCTGCCCGTCGTCCGCCCCGACCCGGCCCTCGGCCACCCGCCGGTCGTGCCACTGCTCGTCGTCGGCCAGGCGCTGCGCGAGGCGTCGGGGCAGGTCCTCGCCACGGCGGCGCGGCTGCTGCGCAGGGCGGTCAGGGCCCGTCAGCGGGAGCATCCCGAGTGGTGGCCGCAGCAGGTCCGCACGCCGTGGGTGCACGCCGGGGCGGTCCACTCGGCCTGCCGCACCCCGGAGCGCTGGCGGAACGCGCGCATGGTCGACCACCTCCGCTGGTGGGCGGAGCAGGCCGGCGGCCGCGACCGCTGGCTCTTCGCCCCGGCCTCCCTGGACGCCATGGAGGCGCTGCTGCGCCAGCACTTCCGCACCGTCGAGGACTACGACCGGGTCGCCGACGAACCCTTCTGGATCATGGCCGCCTGGTACGTGGGCCAGTACGTCGTCCACAACAAGGGCGCCCTGTGGCAGTACCGCGAGGTCGACCCCGACGCCCCGCCGGGCACGTCGCACGCGGCGGACGACCCCTGGACCGGCAGCGTCTTCGTCAGCCAGCGGCTGCGCTACGACGGCCACGCCGAACACCCCTGGGCGATGCTGCGCGAGGCGGTCGCCGGCCAGGACCTGCGGGAGATCGTGGACCGCTTCCCCGACGCCCGCCCGCACCGCGTGCGCACCGGACGCGGGACCTGGCCCGAACAACTCTGGGACCAGGCCCGCCCGGAGCACCTGGCTCCGCCGGCCCTCCCGCCGCTCACGGACGCGGAGTCGGCGGAACTGGCCGCGGCCGACGACCTGGGCGCCCCGGACTGGTACCACAACCACCGGCTCGACACCTGGCTCGCCGCACGGCGCGACGCCTTCCCCGCCTGGGCCGAGGCGGCGGGCGGCACCCCCGCGGACTGGGACTTCTCCCCCGCCTCCCTGGACCGGCTCGAAGCCCTGGTGCGCGCCCGCTTCACCACCTACGAGCAGATGGTGGCCGCGAAGGAGGAACCGTTCCTGGCCGGCGCCGCCTGGTACCTCGGCGAGGTCCAGGTCAGAACGTGCGGCGCCGTCTGGCGCTGCCGCCCGCAACCCCCCACCGACCCCGACAACCCCTACGACGTCCCCATGGTCGAGGCCCCCCGCACCGAACCGGACGAGGACGAGGACCGGGACGAGGACCGGGACGACGAGGACGACGAGGAGTACGTCCACCTCTGCGACCCGCCGGGCACCCTGCGCGCACTGCTCCTGAACGGCCCGGCGGAGCGCCTCCGGGACGCGCTGGAGGCGTACGGCTGAGGAGTTCGGGGCCGCCGGCCGCCGGCCCCGCCCCGATGCGGACCCAAGGAGGAACTCGCCCTAGTGCAGGCAGAATTCATTGCCCTCCGGGTCCGTCATCACCACCCACTCGCCGGCCGGTTCGACGACCTTGCGCCGGACCCGGGCGCCGAGGGCGCAGAGCCGCTCCGCCTCCGCGTCCCGCCGCCCCGCAGGGCCGTGCAGATCGATGTGCAGCCGGTTCTTCCCCGCCTCGGTCTCCCCGCGCGGTATGCGGTTGAAGAGCAGCCGCCGCCCGAGCCCCGTGCCGCTGTCCGGGTCGAAGGGGTCGTCGGGGTGGCGGACCGCCGCCGCGTCCCGCCAGGCGCGCCGGCCGTGGTGGTCGACGACGCTCTCGGCCGTCACGGCGCCGAGACCGAGGAGCCGGCCGACGAGGGCGCTGTGGTCCTCGATCTCGTAACGGAGCGCGCCCGCCCAGAAGTCGGCCTGGGCATGCGGGTCGTGGGCGTCGACGACGAGTTTCCAGTGCAGGGGTGCAGCGTTCATGGTCACCACTTATATCCCCCGGCACTGACAACGGCCGGCGCGGCGGCGGTCAGTGCGCCCGGGCGGGGCGGTGCTGTCCGGGGCGGCACGGGCCGTCCCCCGTCATCGGCGGCTCCTCTCTCCGACCGGCGGGCGTCTGCCGGTCCGGGGAGCCGAGCCGCCGGGCACAGGACGGGATACGGCCGCGGTCGGCGCCGGGAACGCCTGCCGGCCGTGCAGAGCGAGGTCCGTGTGCGCATGACGGCACGCGGTACGGCGGCGCCGCGGGGATATCGGTCATGAGGAACGCGGCACGTCCCACCGGGGTTTCGGGACGGCTTCCAGGACCCCGGAAGCCGTTGCCGGGACCCCGGAGCGGCTTTTCGGAACCTCAGAACAACTTCCCCGGGTTCAGGATCCCCAGCGGGTCGAAGACCTGCTTGATGCCGCGGTGCAGGGCCACGCCGTCGGGGCCGAGCTCGCGGGCCAGCCAGTCCTTCTTCAGGACGCCGACGCCGTGTTCGCCGGTGATGGTGCCGCCGAGGCGGAGGCCGAGCGCCATGATCTCGTCGAAGGACTCGCGGGCGCGCCGCTCCTCGTCCGGGTCGGCCGGGTCGAAGCAGACCAGCGGATGGGTGTTGCCGTCGCCGGCGTGCGCGCAGACGCCGATGGTGAGGTCGTGCTTCTCGGCGACGGCGGCGGCGCCCGCCAGCATCGTGGCGAGCTGCGAACGGGGCACGCAGACGTCGTCGATGAGCATCGCCGGCTTGATCCGCTCCAGGGCGGTGAAGGCCAACCGACGTGCCTGGAGGAGGAGTTCGGACTCGGCGGCGTCGTCGGCGGGGACGACCTGGGTGGCGCCGGCCGCCTCGCACAGCGCGCCGACCGCGGCCAGGTCGGCCGCCGGGTCGGGGGTGTCGAAGGCGGCCAGCAGCAGCACCTCGGTGGTGTCCGGCAGGCCCATCTGCGCCATGGCGTTGACCGCGCGGACGCTGGTGCGGTCCATCAGCTCCAGCAGGGAGGGGGTGTGGCCCTCGGCCATGATCCGGCAGACCGCGTCGCCGGCCGCCGTCACCGAGTCGAACTCGGCCACCATGGCGAGCTGTCGGGGCGGCGCGGGCTTCAGCGCCAGGGTGGCCCGGACGACGACGCCGAGGCTGCCCTCGGAGCCCACGAAGAGGCGGGTGAGGTCGTAGCCGGCCACGCCCTTGGCGGTGCGCCGGCCGGTCCTGATCAGCCGGCCGTCGGCGAGGACCACCTCCAGGCCGAGCACGTACTCGGCGGTGACGCCGTACTTCACGCAGCACAGGCCGCCGGCGGCGGTGCCGATGTTGCCGCCGATGGTGCACGTCTCCCAACTGGAGGGGTCCGGCGGGTAGTAGAGGCCGTGCTCGCCGACGGCGCGGGAGAGGACGGCGTTGACGACGCCCGGTTCGACCACCGCGATCCGG
Proteins encoded in this region:
- a CDS encoding RDD family protein; protein product: MSTDQPRPGPGEPPENDPFLKQPQEPPAGGAPHDDAPRNGSPHGAGPGEGAGPPPPAGPPPPGGAPPPGGAPPPPPPGAGPPPSYGGGPYGGPSGGGPYGSGEYGADPLAGMPPLANRGKRLLARIIDAIIIGVPVTLIMSAIVGWVDYFSTTSAETSKQATVSGVAMLVYLIYEGVMLSTRGQTVGKMAMRIRVAMLADGSIPTPQAAWTRAAVYTLPEIVPCCGFIFWLVNVLWCTWDQPYHQCLHDKAARTVVVATD
- a CDS encoding NAD(P)/FAD-dependent oxidoreductase yields the protein MSANRTSEATEAAAADTYDVIVLGGGPTGENLADRVHAGGLSAVLVEHELVGGECSYWACMPSKALLRPVTARSEARRVPGLRDAAAGPLDAPAVLAHRDAIVSYWKDDGQVRWLDSAGIDLVRGRGRLVGPRRVAVDGGRTLVARHAVAVCTGSRPVLPDVPGLAEAGPWTSRDATSAKSVPGRLVIVGGGVVGVEMATAWRALGAAVTLLVRGDGLLPRMEPFAGQLVAESLAEAGVTLRTGVAVREVRREAPGRPFTVHLGTGDALIADELLIATGRAPRTEDLGLETVGLTPGGWLEVDETLRVTGVPGGWLYAAGDVNHRALLTHQGKYQARIAGAAIAARALGVPVLESDRWGAHSASADRHAVPQVVFSDPEAAAVGLSAAEAERAGYRIRVVDHDLGAVAGAFLYADGYRGRARMVVDLDREVLLGATFVGPGVGELLHSATVAVAGEVPIARLWHAVPAYPTISEVWLRLLETYRGD
- a CDS encoding VOC family protein, which produces MNAAPLHWKLVVDAHDPHAQADFWAGALRYEIEDHSALVGRLLGLGAVTAESVVDHHGRRAWRDAAAVRHPDDPFDPDSGTGLGRRLLFNRIPRGETEAGKNRLHIDLHGPAGRRDAEAERLCALGARVRRKVVEPAGEWVVMTDPEGNEFCLH
- a CDS encoding immune inhibitor A domain-containing protein, which encodes MRHHRRLFGTAALATAIAATGAAVLSTGVAAADARPSVASTVRQDPAPERADAHDLKGPFSDRQRAQRTEALQQVISGDAEATERGGSKVVRLGKGKYVELAREKTDKIFTILVDFGDKVDDTTMYDPDGDGPLPPVKKYGGTPGPAHNRIAKPDRANDNSTAWQADYNRQHYQDLYFSHDKKKESLAKYYEKQSSGRYSVNGQVSDWVRVPWNEARYGSNYCGSTNCPSAWDLIRDAVNQWVTDQKAKGRTDAQIKADLAQYDQWDRNDYNHNGNFNEPDGYIDHFQIVHAGEDESAGGGAQKTDAIWAHRWYAYGTDAGKTGPAGNKAGGTQIGDTGFWVGDYTMQPENGGLGVFAHEYGHDLGLPDEYDTTGKGESSVDFWSLMSAGSWLGRGKGAIGDLPGDMSAWDKLQLGWLNYATAKAATPSRHTLGVAEYNTRNKQALVVDLPAKKVTTEIVRPAEGATQWWSGMGDDLSNTLTRTVDLTGKSRAALTLKGWWDTEKDYDSVYTEVSTDGGADWTPLDGTANGAPLPRDASGKPALTGTVTAPQDLAFPLDAYAGKKIGLRFRYQTDGGVALKGFTADALTVTADGAPLFTDDAEHGDNGWTSKGFSRIGSSFTKDYPQYYLAENRQYVSYDKTLKSGPYNFGWKTSRPGWVEHFPFQNGVLIWLWDTSQRDNNVGVHPGVGRILPVDAHPAAERWADGTLMRNRFQTYDATFTGARTDALTLHKDGATVKIRSKPGVRVFDDRHGVYYDKANPTGGVIVPDTNTKISITKEARDGSTVLLTVGPASK
- a CDS encoding RDD family protein; this translates as MSAPTSGSAGGSPTPGFYPDPSIPGYIRYWNGAAWVPGTSRPAPAEGEPMPAPPPGTAPAAPAAVEETGPVFLDEAGPSGAGHAVVRPHDDAEAPGASGGGPEGASGWHADAARQSGFGEDGRVSWGAPGQAPGGAPAGGASWGALPPQRTAETDRAAAGEAPGAAPSAPDAPADGTVTIRAVDPGARRGSGDQGTTAIRAVRPQNAAAGDAAGKAPAADHGTTAFRAVRPDAGEGGRPAARNETMAFRLPAGERPAAGPAGGAPQSLPATGTPSQQPSAQQPPAPQAPRPAPPQAAQQPPAAAPAPSPAFPAQGAAGDDGVIPWKPPTADVFFAAAQAAQGHPAPLGRRLAARLIDTAVLALVTLAVALPLWSTVTDHIDAKVEAAKQSGRQVTVYLVDGTTAPVFLTILAVVLIGGGLYEVLPTLKWGRTLGKKLCGLRVLDIESHDTPETAQAVKRWLVYGVLGVVVVGVVNALWCVFDKPWRQCWHDKAARTFVASEAAAD
- a CDS encoding SsgA family sporulation/cell division regulator, encoding MHTSVERELELNMVLSPERSIPVPARLVYRTDDPYAVHVTFHVGSDAPVHWTFARELLVEGVFRPSGEGDVRVWPTKLDGRSLVCMALSSPDGDALLEAPAAAVSAWLERTLRIVPPGSEGPHLGLDKGLSALLALASRDDAGPTDPWPADGAEPGA
- a CDS encoding ribosomal protein L7/L12, yielding MNTYTAFAVFVLAVAMLVTSLDRRTKPLERRLARLERKVDLVMAHLGVEEVPDARMAEIDALLAQDKKIAAIKLYRELTGAGLVEAKEAVERRMR
- a CDS encoding FAD-binding oxidoreductase — translated: MDLIERLSAGLPAEALLTDPDVTGSYARDTANFCDAGSPAVVVLPRTVEQVQHVLRTATELRVPVVPQGARTGVAGAANATDGCIVLSLVKMDRILEINPVDRIAVVEPGVVNAVLSRAVGEHGLYYPPDPSSWETCTIGGNIGTAAGGLCCVKYGVTAEYVLGLEVVLADGRLIRTGRRTAKGVAGYDLTRLFVGSEGSLGVVVRATLALKPAPPRQLAMVAEFDSVTAAGDAVCRIMAEGHTPSLLELMDRTSVRAVNAMAQMGLPDTTEVLLLAAFDTPDPAADLAAVGALCEAAGATQVVPADDAAESELLLQARRLAFTALERIKPAMLIDDVCVPRSQLATMLAGAAAVAEKHDLTIGVCAHAGDGNTHPLVCFDPADPDEERRARESFDEIMALGLRLGGTITGEHGVGVLKKDWLARELGPDGVALHRGIKQVFDPLGILNPGKLF